In the genome of Coregonus clupeaformis isolate EN_2021a chromosome 11, ASM2061545v1, whole genome shotgun sequence, one region contains:
- the LOC121555275 gene encoding L-lactate dehydrogenase A chain yields the protein MTTKEKLITHVLAGEPVGSRSKVTVVGVGMVGMASAVSVLLKDLCDELCLIDVMEDKLKGEVMDLQHGSLFCKTHKIVGDKDYSTTAHSKVVVITAGARQQEGESRLNLVQRNVNIFKFIIPQIVKYSPNAILLVVSNPVDILTYVAWKLSGFPRHRVIGSGTNLDSGRFRHLMGEKLHLHPSSCHGWIIGEHGDSSVPVWSGVNVAGVSLKGLNPDMGTDADKEDWKHVHKMVVDGAYEVIKLKGYTSWAIGMSVADLVESILKNLHKVHPVSTLVKGMHGVKDEVFLSVPCVLGNSGLTDVIHMTLKPEEEKQLINSAETLWGVQKELTL from the exons atGACTACCAAGGAGAAGCTGATCACCCATGTGTTGGCTGGTGAGCCTGTTGGCTCCCGGAGCAAGGTGACAGTGGTTGGCGTCGGCATGGTTGGCATGGCCTCCGCAGTCAGCGTCCTGCTCAAG GACCTGTGCGATGAGCTGTGCCTGATTGATGTGATGGAGGATAAACTGAAGGGTGAGGTCATGGACCTGCAGCATGGCAGCCTCTTCTGCAAGACTCACAAGATCGTGGGTGACAAGG ACTACAGTACGACCGCCCACTCCAAGGTGGTGGTGATCACCGCCGGTGCTCGTCAGCAAGAGGGCGAGAGCCGTCTGAACCTGGTGCAGCGCAACGTCAACATCTTCAAATTCATAATCCCCCAGATCGTCAAGTACAGCCCCAACGCCATCCTGCTGGTCGTCTCCAATCCTG TTGACATCCTAACCTATGTGGCTTGGAAGCTGAGTGGTTTCCCCCGTCACCGCGTCATCGGCTCCGGCACCAACCTGGACTCCGGTCGTTTCCGCCACCTGATGGGCGAGAAGCTACACCTTCACCCCTCCAGCTGTCACGGCTGGATCATTGGAGAGCACGGCGACTCCAGCG tgCCCGTATGGAGCGGCGTGAATGTTGCTGGTGTTTCCCTGAAGGGCCTGAACCCAGACATGGGCACAGACGCAGACAAAGAGGACTGGAAGCACGTCCACAAGATGGTGGTCGACGG TGCCTATGAGGTCATCAAGTTGAAAGGTTACACCTCCTGGGCTATCGGCATGTCCGTCGCTGACCTGGTTGAGAGCATCCTGAAAAACCTCCACAAAGTCCACCCCGTGTCCACCCTGGTCAAG GGAATGCACGGTGTGAAGGATGAGGTGTTTCTCAGCGTGCCCTGCGTACTGGGCAACAGCGGTCTGACCGACGTCATCCACATGACTCTGAAGCCCGAGGAGGAGAAGCAACTGATCAACAGCGCCGAGACCCTCTGGGGCGTGCAGAAAGAGCTCACCTTGTAA